The following proteins are co-located in the Roseovarius arcticus genome:
- a CDS encoding urease accessory protein UreD, with the protein MCGTRQITREAIISTAACAAPQPRAIGAVMVRAKRLADRSAIADLRQSGAMKLLFPRPDSAALQAIVINTAGGVTGGDDFALKACAEEDAFLTLTTQAAERAYRAQPGQVANIRNRVIVKRGATLHWLPQETILYEACALRRRLSVDLDEGASLLLVEPLVFGRAAMGEVLRKINFNDRIEVRRRGRPLYLDAITLQGDVTAHLASVNIAAGAGALATVVYVSPDAEAHVPRLRALLPTSAGLSLLGADLLVARILAPDSFELRRSLMPILRQLSADALPRSWMT; encoded by the coding sequence ATGTGTGGAACGCGACAGATTACACGCGAGGCGATCATATCCACAGCTGCCTGCGCCGCACCGCAACCGCGTGCCATCGGTGCCGTCATGGTTCGGGCAAAGCGGTTGGCTGACCGCTCGGCGATCGCCGATCTGCGCCAGTCCGGCGCGATGAAGCTATTGTTCCCGAGGCCAGATAGCGCCGCGTTGCAGGCTATCGTGATCAACACGGCAGGCGGGGTGACAGGGGGCGATGATTTTGCCCTGAAAGCCTGCGCCGAAGAAGATGCCTTCCTTACTCTCACCACGCAGGCCGCTGAACGCGCCTACCGCGCGCAACCGGGCCAAGTCGCCAATATTCGCAACCGGGTCATAGTGAAACGGGGTGCTACGCTCCATTGGTTGCCGCAAGAGACCATCCTCTATGAAGCCTGCGCGCTGCGGCGGCGATTGTCGGTCGATCTGGACGAAGGTGCGTCCTTGTTGCTGGTCGAGCCTTTGGTGTTTGGCCGTGCTGCAATGGGCGAGGTACTCCGCAAGATCAACTTTAACGACCGCATCGAGGTTCGGCGCAGGGGGCGGCCGCTCTACCTCGACGCTATCACCTTGCAAGGCGATGTGACGGCGCATCTTGCCTCCGTCAACATAGCTGCGGGGGCCGGGGCATTGGCAACGGTCGTCTATGTATCACCCGATGCCGAAGCGCATGTGCCCAGACTGCGCGCACTCTTGCCCACCTCGGCGGGGTTGAGCCTGCTCGGCGCCGACCTTTTAGTGGCGCGTATACTTGCGCCAGACAGCTTTGAATTGCGGCGGTCGCTCATGCCGATCTTGCGTCAACTAAGCGCCGACGCG